The region TAATTTTTTAGCCGCTTCTAATAAACGATAGGATTGTTCTGCAGAAAACACCCCATATTCACAAAAAATATCGCAAAATTCTGCTAAATTTTTTGATTTTACTTTAGGTAACATTTCTAAAATAATAAAATCAATAAAGTCATCTGAACGATCTTTAAATTCTGGTGGAACAGCGTGAGCTGCCATAAATGTTGACACAATATTAATAGGATGATTTTCATTTAAAGCCTTTACAACTTCTAATTGACGCGATTCTGTTTCCCAATTTAAACCATAACCACTTTTGGCTTCAATTGATGTAACACCGTGTAATAACATTTTATCTAATAGTTGTTTTGATTTTTGATATAACTCTTCAAAACTAGCTTTTCTAGTTGCTTTAACCGTACTCAATATTCCTCCACCAGATTTTAAAATATCCAAATAATCAACATTATTTAACTTCTTGGAAAATTCATTTTCTCGACTACCGCCATAAACTAAATGAGTATGACAATCTATCAAACCAGGTGTCGCAAGTTTATTGTCACCTTCAATAACTTGTGTCAATTCGTTTATTAAAGAATCATTAGGTTTTCCACTAGCTATTTTCAAAATTTTTCCATCTTTTATGGCAATGTAACCATTTGTAATTAAATTTACTTGAGACATCTCACTGCCTCGTAAAG is a window of Vagococcus intermedius DNA encoding:
- the hutI gene encoding imidazolonepropionase, yielding MFADTVIQNLSQIFVPNAIERPLRGSEMSQVNLITNGYIAIKDGKILKIASGKPNDSLINELTQVIEGDNKLATPGLIDCHTHLVYGGSRENEFSKKLNNVDYLDILKSGGGILSTVKATRKASFEELYQKSKQLLDKMLLHGVTSIEAKSGYGLNWETESRQLEVVKALNENHPINIVSTFMAAHAVPPEFKDRSDDFIDFIILEMLPKVKSKNLAEFCDIFCEYGVFSAEQSYRLLEAAKKLNFKLKIHTDEIKTIGGVDVASALHVTSAEHLMKITELGIKQLSEKEIIGNLLPGTTFSLMEKNYAPAREMLREGMAITLSTDSNPGSCPTANLQFIMQLGCFNMKLTPIEVFNAVTINAAYSINRGGTLGDFEVGSPADIVIFDAPNIDYAMYFFATNLVSDVFKEGKRVVHNGVRVV